In the Streptomyces sp. f51 genome, one interval contains:
- a CDS encoding FBP domain-containing protein: MRPLTEQDIRTSFVNCSRGEAKRLATPRDLDERPWDDLDFLGWRDPGSPDRSYLVSEQDGGLMGVTLRLPSSRRGSQHRSMCSLCLTTHPGDGVSLMTARKAGAAGREGNSVGLHICADLDCSLYVRGRKPLRAGSRFEETLTTQEQITRTVDRLSSFLAKLRD; encoded by the coding sequence ATGAGACCGCTCACCGAGCAGGACATCCGCACCTCGTTCGTCAACTGCTCCAGGGGCGAGGCGAAGCGGCTCGCGACACCGCGTGATCTCGACGAGCGGCCCTGGGACGACCTGGACTTCCTGGGCTGGCGGGATCCGGGGTCTCCCGACCGGAGCTATCTGGTGTCCGAACAGGACGGCGGGCTCATGGGGGTCACCCTGCGCCTCCCGTCCTCCCGGCGCGGGTCTCAGCACCGCAGCATGTGCTCGCTGTGCCTGACCACGCACCCGGGGGACGGGGTCTCGCTGATGACGGCCCGCAAGGCGGGCGCGGCGGGCCGCGAGGGCAACTCGGTCGGCCTCCACATCTGCGCCGACCTCGACTGCTCCCTCTACGTCCGGGGCAGGAAGCCCCTCCGGGCGGGAAGCCGCTTCGAGGAGACCCTGACGACACAGGAGCAGATCACCCGGACGGTCGACCGACTGTCCTCCTTCCTGGCGAAGCTGCGCGACTGA
- a CDS encoding sugar ABC transporter permease produces the protein MTTTTAASAEPGERTVRKSSPGAARGPRRTGRIKRIGLPYLLLLPALVLELLVHLVPMVIGIVMSFKELTQFYIRDWGTAPWAGFDNYSVSVHFDEPVGKALLHSFFVTIAFTLLSVGLCWLIGTAAAVYMQDNFVGRGVLRALFLVPYALPVYAAVITWVFMFQHDNGLVNHVLHDQLHLTDKPSFWLIGDNSFYALLTVSVWKGWPFAFLIVMAGLQNIPGELYEAAALDGAGLWQQLRRITLPSLRPVNQVLVLVLFLWTFNDFNTPFVLFGRTAPDSADLISVHIYQASFVTWNFGTGSAMSVLLLLFLLVVTGAYLLLTSRGRKTADV, from the coding sequence ATGACCACCACGACCGCCGCTTCCGCCGAACCCGGCGAGCGGACGGTGCGCAAGAGCTCCCCCGGTGCGGCGCGCGGCCCGCGCCGCACCGGGCGGATCAAGCGCATCGGCCTCCCCTACCTGCTGCTTCTGCCCGCGCTGGTGCTCGAACTCCTGGTGCACCTGGTGCCGATGGTGATCGGCATCGTGATGAGCTTCAAGGAGCTCACGCAGTTCTACATCCGTGACTGGGGCACGGCGCCCTGGGCCGGCTTCGACAACTACTCGGTCTCGGTGCACTTCGACGAGCCCGTCGGCAAGGCGCTGCTGCACTCCTTCTTCGTCACCATCGCCTTCACCCTGCTCTCGGTCGGCCTGTGCTGGCTGATCGGCACGGCGGCAGCCGTCTACATGCAGGACAACTTCGTCGGACGCGGTGTGCTGCGGGCCCTGTTCCTGGTGCCGTACGCACTGCCCGTCTACGCGGCCGTGATCACCTGGGTGTTCATGTTCCAGCACGACAACGGCCTGGTGAACCACGTCCTGCACGACCAGCTGCACCTCACCGACAAGCCGTCGTTCTGGCTGATCGGCGACAACAGCTTCTACGCCCTGCTCACCGTGTCCGTATGGAAGGGCTGGCCGTTCGCCTTCCTGATCGTCATGGCGGGCCTCCAGAACATCCCGGGCGAGCTGTACGAGGCCGCGGCCCTGGACGGTGCCGGACTGTGGCAGCAGCTGCGCCGCATCACCCTGCCGTCGCTGCGTCCGGTCAACCAGGTGCTGGTGCTGGTGCTGTTCCTGTGGACGTTCAACGACTTCAACACGCCGTTCGTCCTGTTCGGCAGGACCGCCCCGGACTCCGCGGACCTCATCTCGGTCCACATCTACCAGGCGTCCTTCGTCACCTGGAACTTCGGCACCGGCTCGGCGATGTCCGTCCTGCTGCTGCTCTTCCTGCTCGTGGTGACCGGCGCCTACCTGCTGCTGACCTCCCGGGGAAGGAAGACGGCCGATGTCTAG
- a CDS encoding aromatic acid exporter family protein: MYEARGEWTASVAKIVERRREPVVVQTLRSTAAATIAYVVAIHLSPEPAPLTAPLTALLVVQVTLYSTITTAIRRVNSVVVGVVIAIGFSSLVGLTWWSLGLIILASLAVGHLVRVSEFVPEVAISAMLVLGVTRVGSTAWARVLETLIGAVVGLACNLVLAPPVWVDMAGEQIEDLARRMRQLMLRVGEGAAAHTPFHVAAERLHEARRLDNDIAGVDAALRQAEDSLKLNPRVREGLMHRVVLRTGLDTLEICTVVLRVLARSLTDLAKEREPSPLFEPQAGAVLQELLSEIADAIVSFAVLVTTDVTRNAVSAEERLSAELATAAATRDKLAQLFLEEIQRDPSQWQLHGSVLAETNRIIDELDTEHRTRRLFEELDRCTREQRERRPRLTRLRNRLRRPRRNRNR; the protein is encoded by the coding sequence ATGTACGAGGCACGAGGTGAGTGGACGGCATCCGTCGCGAAGATCGTGGAGCGACGCCGGGAGCCGGTGGTCGTCCAGACACTTCGTTCGACGGCCGCCGCGACGATCGCGTACGTGGTGGCCATCCATCTCAGCCCCGAGCCCGCCCCGCTGACCGCTCCCCTGACCGCGCTGCTGGTCGTCCAGGTCACCCTGTACTCGACGATCACCACCGCGATCCGGCGGGTGAACTCCGTGGTGGTGGGTGTCGTCATCGCCATCGGATTCAGCAGTCTGGTGGGTCTGACCTGGTGGAGTCTCGGGCTGATCATCCTCGCCTCGCTGGCGGTGGGGCATCTGGTCCGGGTCAGCGAGTTCGTGCCCGAGGTGGCGATCAGCGCCATGCTGGTCCTCGGTGTCACCCGGGTGGGCAGTACGGCCTGGGCCCGGGTCCTGGAGACACTGATCGGCGCGGTCGTGGGCCTCGCCTGCAACCTCGTGCTCGCACCACCCGTGTGGGTCGACATGGCCGGGGAGCAGATCGAGGACCTGGCGCGCCGGATGCGGCAGCTGATGCTGCGGGTCGGCGAGGGGGCCGCAGCGCACACCCCCTTCCACGTGGCGGCCGAGCGGCTGCACGAGGCCCGCCGGCTCGACAACGACATCGCCGGGGTGGACGCGGCCCTGCGGCAGGCCGAGGACAGTCTGAAGCTCAACCCGCGGGTGCGCGAAGGACTGATGCACCGCGTCGTGCTGCGCACCGGCCTGGACACCCTGGAGATCTGCACGGTGGTCCTGCGGGTCCTCGCGCGCAGCCTCACCGACCTGGCCAAGGAGCGGGAACCCAGCCCCCTGTTCGAACCACAGGCCGGGGCCGTCCTCCAGGAGCTGCTGTCCGAGATCGCCGACGCGATCGTCAGCTTCGCGGTGCTGGTGACCACCGACGTCACCCGCAACGCCGTGTCCGCCGAGGAGCGGCTCAGCGCGGAACTCGCCACGGCGGCCGCCACCCGCGACAAACTGGCCCAGCTGTTCCTGGAGGAGATCCAGCGCGACCCGAGCCAGTGGCAGCTGCACGGATCCGTCCTGGCCGAGACCAACCGCATCATCGACGAGCTCGACACCGAGCACCGCACCCGCAGGCTGTTCGAGGAGCTGGACCGCTGCACCCGTGAGCAGCGGGAGCGCCGGCCGCGCCTGACCCGGCTGCGGAACCGGCTGCGCCGGCCCCGCCGGAACCGGAACCGCTGA
- a CDS encoding GH1 family beta-glucosidase — protein sequence MTIDLAALPEDFLWGTATSAYQIEGAVSEDGRSPSIWDTFSHTPGKIDNGDDGDIACDHYHRWREDIGLMRRLGTNAYRLSVAWPRVMPGGDGPVNAKGLDYYDALIDGLLEAGITPSVTLYHWDLPQVLQDRGGWPARDTAHHLAAYASAVAERLGDRVQHWTTLNEPLCSAWIGHLEGRMAPGLTDVTAAVRASYHLLLGHGLATQAIRAAVPGAQVGIVNNLGSIEAATDRPEDIAAARRQDGHTNRWWLDPVHGRGFPADMVEVYGVELPEVAGDLETMAQPLDWLGLNYYFPSSVVDDPTGPAPHARQVSRPGVPVTAMDWEVEAAGIERLLLRLTNEYGARKLYVTENGSAYPDVVRPDGTVHDPERVAYLEQHLAACASAVRKGVPLAGYFAWSLLDNFEWAYGYDKRFGLVHVDYKTQVRTIKGSGHRYAEIVREHLGRASRAA from the coding sequence GTGACCATCGACCTTGCCGCCCTCCCCGAGGACTTCCTGTGGGGCACGGCCACGTCGGCCTACCAGATCGAGGGCGCCGTCAGCGAGGACGGCCGCTCCCCGTCCATCTGGGACACCTTCTCGCACACGCCCGGCAAGATCGACAACGGCGACGACGGGGACATCGCCTGCGATCACTACCACCGCTGGCGCGAGGACATCGGTCTCATGCGCCGGCTCGGCACCAACGCCTACCGGCTGTCCGTCGCCTGGCCCCGGGTGATGCCCGGCGGCGACGGCCCGGTCAACGCCAAGGGGCTCGACTACTACGACGCGCTGATCGACGGTCTGCTGGAGGCGGGCATCACGCCCTCGGTCACCCTCTACCACTGGGACCTGCCCCAGGTGCTCCAGGACCGGGGCGGCTGGCCGGCCCGTGACACCGCGCACCACCTCGCCGCCTACGCGTCGGCGGTCGCGGAGCGGCTCGGCGACCGCGTCCAGCACTGGACCACCCTCAACGAGCCGCTGTGCTCGGCCTGGATCGGCCACCTGGAGGGCCGGATGGCCCCCGGTCTGACCGACGTCACGGCCGCGGTCCGGGCCTCCTACCACCTGCTGCTCGGCCACGGACTCGCCACGCAGGCGATCCGCGCGGCCGTGCCGGGCGCGCAGGTCGGCATCGTCAACAACCTGGGCAGCATCGAGGCCGCCACCGACCGCCCGGAGGACATCGCGGCGGCGAGGCGGCAGGACGGGCACACCAACCGCTGGTGGCTCGACCCGGTGCACGGCCGCGGCTTCCCCGCCGACATGGTCGAGGTCTACGGCGTCGAGCTCCCCGAGGTCGCGGGCGACCTGGAGACGATGGCCCAGCCGCTCGACTGGCTGGGTCTGAACTACTACTTCCCGTCCAGCGTGGTCGACGACCCGACCGGCCCGGCCCCCCACGCCCGGCAGGTCAGCCGGCCAGGCGTGCCCGTCACGGCCATGGACTGGGAGGTCGAGGCCGCCGGGATCGAGCGTCTGCTGCTGCGCCTGACGAACGAGTACGGCGCCCGCAAGCTGTACGTCACGGAGAACGGCTCCGCCTACCCCGACGTCGTACGCCCCGACGGCACCGTCCACGACCCCGAGCGGGTCGCCTATCTCGAACAGCACCTGGCGGCCTGCGCCTCGGCGGTCCGCAAGGGTGTTCCGCTGGCCGGCTACTTCGCCTGGTCGCTGCTCGACAACTTCGAGTGGGCGTACGGCTACGACAAGCGGTTCGGTCTCGTGCACGTCGACTACAAGACGCAGGTCCGGACGATCAAGGGCAGCGGTCACCGCTACGCGGAGATCGTCCGCGAGCACCTCGGGCGCGCGAGCAGGGCGGCCTAG
- a CDS encoding TIGR03086 family metal-binding protein translates to MSATSNVQGIELLTLSHDRLRAVVAGVPENSWSAPTPCGEWTVAQVLNHARLDQQAYGAAVTGTGWPESDAFHPDGTLEAGVTAELDKVLAQVADAYAGLRADAEEVATPLGPLPFGVAAAAAAMDAGVHAWDIAVATGQASPLDDELAGGIRLAADRLADHLREAFGVFAPAREVPQGAGRAEALLAFLGRDPHWTPAGS, encoded by the coding sequence ATGAGCGCAACGAGCAACGTCCAGGGCATCGAACTGCTGACGCTGTCGCACGACCGGCTGCGCGCCGTGGTCGCCGGGGTGCCGGAGAACTCCTGGAGCGCGCCGACGCCGTGCGGCGAGTGGACGGTGGCCCAGGTGCTCAACCACGCCCGGCTCGACCAGCAGGCGTACGGCGCGGCGGTGACCGGCACCGGGTGGCCCGAGTCGGACGCCTTCCACCCGGACGGGACCCTGGAGGCCGGCGTGACGGCGGAGCTCGACAAGGTCCTCGCCCAGGTCGCCGACGCCTACGCGGGGCTGCGCGCGGACGCGGAGGAGGTGGCCACACCGCTCGGGCCGCTGCCCTTCGGTGTGGCCGCCGCCGCGGCCGCCATGGACGCGGGCGTGCACGCCTGGGACATCGCCGTGGCGACCGGCCAGGCGTCCCCCCTCGACGACGAGCTGGCCGGCGGCATCCGGCTCGCGGCGGACCGGCTGGCCGACCACCTGCGCGAGGCGTTCGGCGTGTTCGCCCCCGCGCGCGAGGTGCCCCAGGGTGCCGGCCGGGCCGAGGCGCTGCTCGCCTTCCTGGGCCGCGACCCGCACTGGACGCCCGCCGGATCCTGA
- a CDS encoding DUF2470 domain-containing protein, translating into MGDRHTWTAAPGAAEHARSVLAAAWSCAVSAEGGREEFVGSHSVTEDGRVLLDVPEDSALSAAALCSPRGEPSAVLEFADVAPVPVRNRIRARLWLAGRFVPEDRRLAFRTTRAVLRRPGGTVVVDLDELAEARPDPLALAEAHLLTHLADAHPDAVERLTRLVEPDSLHGAVRVQPLAVDRHGLTLRIERARGNGDVRLPFHAPADDVSQLTERMHVLLTQAGLAASCHRPLQRQRTDREG; encoded by the coding sequence ATGGGTGACCGTCACACCTGGACCGCCGCGCCCGGCGCCGCGGAGCACGCCCGCTCGGTGCTCGCCGCGGCCTGGTCCTGCGCCGTGAGCGCCGAGGGCGGCCGGGAGGAGTTCGTCGGCTCGCACTCCGTCACCGAGGACGGTCGGGTGCTCCTGGACGTGCCCGAGGACAGCGCGCTGTCGGCCGCCGCCCTCTGCTCGCCGCGCGGAGAGCCGTCCGCCGTCCTGGAGTTCGCCGACGTCGCGCCCGTCCCCGTACGGAACCGGATCCGGGCCCGGCTCTGGCTCGCCGGCCGGTTCGTCCCCGAGGACCGGCGGCTGGCGTTCCGCACCACCCGCGCGGTGCTGCGCCGGCCCGGCGGAACCGTGGTGGTCGACCTGGACGAACTGGCCGAGGCCCGCCCCGATCCGCTCGCCCTCGCCGAGGCCCACCTCCTGACCCATCTCGCCGACGCCCACCCGGACGCCGTCGAGCGGCTCACCCGGCTCGTCGAACCGGACAGCCTGCACGGCGCGGTGCGCGTCCAGCCCCTCGCCGTCGACCGCCACGGACTCACCCTGCGCATCGAACGGGCCCGCGGCAACGGCGACGTACGCCTGCCCTTCCACGCGCCCGCCGACGACGTCTCCCAGCTCACGGAGCGCATGCACGTCCTACTCACCCAGGCGGGCCTCGCCGCCTCCTGCCACCGCCCGCTACAGCGGCAGCGCACAGACCGCGAGGGGTGA
- a CDS encoding lactonase family protein, which yields MSSGARPTRGTGGGLSRRRFVGALAGAAAIATVPAPAAPRPGGPAVAAPLPKAPPAGPTASASAPSSPAPRSGPRPLFLGTYTSGDGSGGGIGVATYDTATGAITGGGVVTGVANPSFLAVHPDGRTLYAVDEQAPGAVTAVRLPGNEVLGSRSTGGSGPCHLSVHPGGRWLLSANYGSGSVAVHPLDASGAPGERTDLVTHTSPAPGPGQQGPHAHQFVTAPDGGHLLAVDLGTDTVYTYRLDETRGTLTEVSRARTRPGAGPRHLTFHPGGRYAYLANEVDDSVTVCGYDPATGRLTVGEPQSTGTGGGTNYPAEILVTSNGSFAFLANRGHNSLTRYAIEADGARLRLLDTVPAGGDFPRHIAFSPDERLLFAANQRSSTVTVFEVDRDSGELRRTGDPFASPLAVCALPL from the coding sequence ATGAGCAGTGGTGCACGGCCGACGCGCGGCACGGGCGGCGGCCTGAGCAGACGCCGCTTCGTCGGCGCGCTGGCGGGGGCCGCCGCGATCGCGACGGTCCCGGCACCGGCCGCGCCCCGGCCCGGCGGACCCGCCGTCGCGGCCCCGCTCCCGAAGGCGCCCCCGGCCGGCCCCACGGCGTCCGCGTCGGCGCCTTCGTCCCCGGCTCCGCGCTCCGGTCCGCGTCCGCTGTTCCTGGGCACGTACACCTCGGGCGACGGCTCCGGCGGAGGGATCGGTGTCGCCACGTACGACACGGCGACCGGCGCGATCACCGGCGGTGGCGTGGTGACGGGCGTGGCCAATCCGTCGTTCCTCGCGGTGCACCCGGACGGCCGGACGCTGTACGCGGTCGACGAGCAGGCCCCGGGCGCCGTGACCGCCGTCCGGCTCCCGGGGAACGAGGTGCTCGGCAGCCGGTCCACCGGGGGGTCGGGTCCCTGCCATCTGTCCGTGCATCCGGGCGGCCGCTGGCTGCTGAGCGCGAACTACGGCTCGGGGAGCGTCGCGGTGCACCCCCTCGACGCGTCCGGCGCGCCCGGCGAGCGCACCGATCTGGTGACGCACACCTCCCCCGCTCCGGGTCCGGGCCAACAGGGCCCGCACGCCCACCAGTTCGTCACGGCTCCGGACGGCGGGCATCTGCTCGCCGTCGACCTGGGCACCGACACGGTGTACACCTACCGCCTGGACGAGACCCGGGGGACGCTCACCGAGGTCTCCCGTGCGCGGACGAGGCCGGGCGCGGGCCCGCGTCACCTCACGTTCCACCCCGGCGGCCGGTACGCGTACCTGGCCAACGAGGTGGACGACTCGGTGACGGTCTGCGGCTACGACCCGGCGACCGGGCGCCTCACCGTGGGCGAGCCGCAGTCCACGGGCACGGGAGGCGGTACGAACTATCCGGCCGAGATCCTGGTGACGTCGAACGGCTCGTTCGCGTTTCTCGCCAACCGGGGCCACAACAGCCTGACGCGGTACGCGATCGAGGCGGACGGCGCCCGGCTGCGGCTCCTGGACACGGTCCCGGCCGGCGGCGACTTCCCCCGCCACATCGCGTTCTCGCCCGACGAACGGCTGCTGTTCGCGGCGAACCAGCGGTCGAGCACGGTCACGGTCTTCGAGGTCGACCGGGACAGCGGTGAACTCCGCCGCACGGGCGACCCGTTCGCCTCACCCCTCGCGGTCTGTGCGCTGCCGCTGTAG
- a CDS encoding carbohydrate ABC transporter permease, with translation MAPPRSFLWSRRIFLTLLTSFVLVPVYVMVSSSLKPLADVSGKFRWIPSGLTLRPYVDIWSTVPLAKYFVNSLIVAGAATICSVVIAVFSAYAVSRYDFRGKRVFTVTVLSTQMFPGILFLLPLFLIYVNIGNATGIALFGSRGGLILTYLTFSLPFSIWMLIGYFDSVPRDLDEAALVDGCGPLGALFRVVVPAAIPGIVAVAVYAFMTAWGEVLFASVMTNDATRTLAVGLQGYSTLNDVYWNQIMAASLVVSVPVVAGFLLLQRYLVAGLTAGAVK, from the coding sequence ATGGCCCCGCCGCGGTCCTTCCTGTGGTCCCGGCGGATCTTCCTCACCCTGCTCACGAGCTTCGTCCTCGTGCCCGTCTACGTCATGGTCTCCAGCTCGCTGAAGCCGCTCGCGGACGTGTCGGGGAAGTTCCGCTGGATCCCGAGCGGTCTGACCCTGCGGCCGTACGTCGACATCTGGTCGACCGTGCCGCTGGCGAAGTACTTCGTGAACTCGCTGATCGTGGCGGGGGCGGCCACGATCTGCTCGGTCGTGATCGCCGTCTTCTCGGCCTACGCCGTCAGCCGCTACGACTTCCGCGGCAAGCGCGTCTTCACGGTCACCGTGCTGTCCACGCAGATGTTCCCCGGCATCCTCTTCCTGCTGCCGCTGTTCCTCATCTACGTCAACATCGGCAATGCCACCGGGATCGCGCTGTTCGGCTCGCGCGGCGGTCTGATCCTCACGTATCTGACCTTCTCGCTGCCGTTCTCGATCTGGATGCTGATCGGGTACTTCGACTCGGTGCCCCGCGATCTCGACGAGGCTGCTCTCGTGGACGGCTGCGGACCGCTCGGGGCGCTGTTCCGTGTCGTCGTCCCGGCGGCCATCCCCGGCATCGTCGCGGTCGCCGTCTACGCCTTCATGACCGCCTGGGGCGAAGTGCTGTTCGCGTCGGTCATGACCAACGACGCCACCCGCACCCTCGCCGTCGGCCTCCAGGGCTACTCCACGCTCAACGACGTGTACTGGAACCAGATCATGGCCGCCTCGCTGGTCGTCAGCGTCCCCGTGGTGGCCGGCTTCCTGCTGCTCCAGCGCTATCTCGTCGCCGGTCTCACGGCGGGAGCCGTCAAGTGA
- a CDS encoding aminoglycoside phosphotransferase family protein has translation MGEGDAGAGADEWERAGRALREAGLPSGSLVGRRVLSGGTYNAVEELTLADGSRYVLKVPPPRTVPALAYERQLLLSEAEFYRQAGAVGVPAPSPVGDHRDGHLLMTHCPGEPWADLPEGERGPLRRELGHLVARLHRVTGPGFGYPSGALGPLAPDWRTAFTGMYEALLDDARGYGAWLPRPVEEVARIARGAFAALEEVTVPRLVHFDLWRGNILVERTEAGPRIGGLIDGERMFWGDPLADFVSLALLGDIRRDADFLTGYQEGGGTVEFGGAPGQRLALYRSYLYLIMLIETVPRASGDERAAWVREVVAPKLTAALDEIGRGANAPADTGS, from the coding sequence ATGGGCGAGGGGGACGCGGGAGCCGGAGCGGACGAGTGGGAGCGGGCCGGGCGGGCCCTTCGGGAGGCCGGACTGCCGTCCGGGAGCCTGGTCGGCCGCCGTGTCCTGTCCGGGGGCACGTACAACGCCGTCGAGGAACTGACGCTGGCCGACGGCAGCCGCTACGTGCTGAAGGTTCCGCCCCCGCGCACCGTTCCCGCCCTCGCCTACGAGCGGCAACTCCTGCTCTCCGAGGCGGAGTTCTACCGCCAGGCCGGCGCCGTCGGCGTACCGGCGCCCTCGCCGGTGGGCGACCACCGCGACGGCCACCTGCTGATGACGCACTGCCCGGGCGAGCCCTGGGCGGACCTGCCCGAGGGCGAACGCGGCCCGCTCCGCAGGGAGTTGGGTCACCTCGTGGCCCGGCTGCACAGGGTGACGGGACCGGGCTTCGGCTACCCCTCCGGCGCACTCGGTCCGCTCGCGCCCGACTGGCGCACCGCCTTCACCGGGATGTACGAGGCGCTCCTGGACGACGCCCGCGGCTACGGCGCCTGGCTGCCCCGTCCCGTGGAGGAGGTGGCCCGGATCGCGCGGGGCGCCTTCGCGGCCCTGGAGGAGGTCACCGTCCCCCGGCTCGTCCACTTCGACCTGTGGAGGGGGAACATCCTGGTCGAGCGCACGGAGGCGGGACCGCGCATCGGCGGTCTGATCGACGGCGAGCGCATGTTCTGGGGGGACCCGCTCGCCGACTTCGTCTCCCTGGCCCTGCTCGGGGACATCCGCCGGGACGCCGACTTCCTGACGGGCTACCAAGAAGGCGGCGGAACGGTCGAGTTCGGTGGCGCACCCGGGCAACGCCTCGCCCTGTACCGCAGTTACCTCTACCTGATCATGCTGATCGAGACCGTCCCCCGCGCCTCCGGCGACGAACGGGCCGCCTGGGTGCGCGAGGTGGTGGCCCCGAAGCTGACGGCCGCCCTCGACGAGATCGGCCGGGGCGCGAACGCCCCGGCCGACACAGGTTCCTAG